From Scleropages formosus chromosome 25, fSclFor1.1, whole genome shotgun sequence, a single genomic window includes:
- the LOC108921563 gene encoding thromboxane A2 receptor-like, with the protein MVGSTSHHNRSMGACFSVNHPPFQHNLTIASAYFSTTFTGLGLSSNLIALLVLIRAYQRTHSRSRSSFLIFLASLVVTDFMGLLVTGSIVISFHVTHFNWAELDPRCHFCNFMGMSMVFYGLCPLLLGATMAVERFVGINRPFAHSTHMSKSRAMFTVLLVWVFAGSISLLPVAGLGSYHLQMPGSWCFLNISSQSLDMFFCLIFSLVGLLSLTLSFVLNTVSVVTLLRVCCGPDSARRQRKHEVEMMVQLILIMITASVCWCPLLILILKNAISAETVSPEILLFSLRLACLNQICDPWIYILCQLALRQREKSMRVAHSATPGFLSRIKAVSTQTLAVPRQWTLPPRRVSTAP; encoded by the exons ATGGTTGGGTCAACGTCTCACCACAACCGGTCGATGGGCGCCTGCTTCTCCGTCAACCATCCGCCTTTCCAACACAACCTCACCATCGCCTCCGCCTACTTCTCCACCACCTTCACCGGCCTGGGGCTCAGCTCCAACCTCATCGCCCTCCTGGTTCTGATCCGCGCCTACCAGAGGACCCACAGCCGCTCCCGATCTtccttcctcatcttcctcgCCAGCTTGGTGGTGACAGACTTCATGGGTCTCCTGGTGACCGGCTCCATCGTAATCTCCTTCCACGTCACGCACTTCAACTGGGCCGAGCTGGACCCTCGGTGCCACTTCTGCAACTTCATGGGCATGTCCATGGTCTTCTACGGCCTGTGTCCCCTGCTCTTGGGAGCCACGATGGCCGTCGAGCGCTTCGTGGGCATCAACCGGCCCTTCGCGCACTCCACCCACATGTCCAAGAGTCGAGCTATGTTCACGGTGCTCCTGGTGTGGGTGTTCGCTGGCTCCATCAGCCTCCTGCCCGTGGCAGGACTGGGCAGCTACCACCTGCAGATGCCTGGTTCCTGGTGCTTCCTGAACATCAGCTCCCAGTCCCTTGACATGTTCTTCTGCTTGATCTTCTCCCTGGTGGGGCTGCTGTCGCTGACCCTCTCCTTCGTGCTGAACACGGTCAGCGTGGTAACCCTACTGAGGGTGTGTTGCGGCCCAGACTCCGCACGCCGCCAGCGCAAGCACGAGGTGGAGATGATGGTGCAGCTCATCTTGATCATGATCACGGCTTCCGTGTGCTGGTGCCCCCTATTG ATTCTCATTCTGAAGAACGCCATCTCCGCGGAGACTGTCAGTCCCGAAATTCTGCTGTTCTCCCTGCGCCTCGCCTGCCTGAATCAAATCTGCGACCCCTGGATCTACATCTTGTGTCAGCTGGCTCTGCGACAGCGAGAAAAGTCCATGCGGGTCGCTCACTCCGCCACCCCCGGCTTCCTGTCCCGCATCAAGGCCGTTTCCACGCAGACGCTGGCCGTCCCCAGGCAATGGACGCTGCCGCCTAGAAGAGTCTCCACAGCtccttga